The Myroides phaeus DNA segment TTAACCATCTCATTCAAATACTTATTAATAGTCAATGAGTCTGGTGTAGTATGTGTAGCTTTATGTGCAACACTACCTACCTTGATAACAACAGTTGATAACAACCCTGCTTCATAACCTAAATTTCTAAATAAGTCATATAATAACGTAGCGATTGTTGTTTTTCCATTAGTTCCCGTAACACCAACTAATTTTATTTTTGTAGAAGGGTTATCATATAAATTACTCGCAATTACAGCTAAAGCCTTATTGCTATCTTCTACAACTATATAAGTAATATCTTCTTGTTTCTCCTCTGGCATTACTTCACAAACAATAGCCTTAGCCCCTTGTGAAATTGCTTGTTCAATAAACTCGTGTCCATCAACTACAGAACCAGAAATAGCAACAAACAAACAGTTACTGCTCACCTTACGTGAATCAAATTCAACTGCTTCTATCTCAAGATCCACTGATCCTGATACAAGTTTTAATTCTGCTTTATATAGTAAATCTTTTAATTTTTTCACGATAGTTCTAATACTACTTTTTGTTTTTTATTTATTTTTTCTCCAGCAATTATTGATTGCTTTTTCACTTTTCCAATTCCTTTTACAACCACTTCTAATCCTAAATTCTCTAATAAAGGAACAGCGTCCATAACATACATTCCTTGTACATTTGGCATTACACCATTAGGGTCGTTAATTTGAGTATAATAATCCTCATATGTTGCATCGATCACATTTGGTACTGCATCGATGTTTTTCAATTGCTTTGTAGTAGGCACATCCGTATAGATCTTTTGAGCAATTCTTTTAAATACTGGCCCAGAAACGTCTGCTCCATAATAACTCTTAGTTCTATCCGGTTTATGAATTACTACAATACACGAATACTTAGGATCATCTACTGGAAAATATCCTGCAAAAGAAGATGAATAATACATATCCTTCCCTTTTCCTTTTCCATAATTAACCTGTGCTGTACCAGTTTTTCCCGCCATTGAAAAGTTGGGAGAACTTAATTTTCGTCCTGTACCTTTTACAACAACGTTAGCTAAAACATTCTGCACTTGTTTTATTACCTCTGGAGAAGCTATTTGTGGGTTTAACACCTCCTTGTCAAATTGGACTACCGTCTTATTGAACTCTTTTACTTCAGAGACAAATTGTGGTCTAACCATCTCTCCATTATTTGCAACAGCATTATACAATGTCAATGTATGCAATGGAGTAATAGATAATCCATAACCAAATGCCATCCACGGTAAAGCTAATCCACTCCATCCCTTAACTCCTGGTTTAGGAACATAAGGTACTCCTCCTCCTTTTATTGATATATCCAAAGCTCTATCCATCCAAATAGAACTGATATAATCAGTAAACTCGCTTGGCTTATTTTTAAATCCTTCATTTACAGCTTGTGTAATCACTGTATTTGAAGACACTTCAATACCTCTTGCTAAAGATATCTTTCCATATCCACCCCATTTAGAATCTCTTACACGGGCATTATAAAATTTCACAACACCATCATAAGTATCATAAATACGCGCTGTATCTGACTTTCCTTTTTCTAATAAAGCTAACAATGATGCTAACTTAAAAGTAGAACCAGGTTCGTGCTTTTCTCCAACAGCATAATTCACTGTCTCATAATAATCTCCACTTTCAGAACGTCCTAAATTAGAAATAGCCCTAATTGCTCCTGTCTTCACTTCCATTACTACAACACAACCGTGGTCTGCACTGTAATATTCCAATTGCTTTAACAAAGCGTGGTGCGCAATATCTTGTATATATACATCTATAGTCGATACTATATCTTGTCCATCAATTGGTTCAATCTCATTTTCATCATTAATAGGCTTCCATTGATCTTTACCCAAACTCTGCATCTTACGTCTACCATCAACTCCACTCAAATAAGATGTAAATGCTCCTTCGATCCCAACTCTACTAAAAGTATTGTCTTCAAACTTACGCTCATACCCAATCGTACGTTGCGCAATCTTCCCTATCGGATGTTGTCTCACTGTTTTTTGTAATGAGATAAAACCTCCTTTATAAGGTCCTCTTCTTAACAAAGGAAAATCCTTTACTCTTACATATTGCGTATAACTCAACCCTTTTGCTATAAAAACATATCGGCTTCCATTCTTACGCGCCTTTCTAAGCATATTTTCATAATAGCTCGAAGGCTTCTTAAACATTACAGATAAAGAATCTGATAATGGCTTTACATTATCATAAAAATCCTTTTCCGCTGGTGCTACAGCATCAAAACGAATTTCAAAGACCGGTACAGAAGTTGCAAGCAAACTTCCATCAGAAGAATAAACATTCCCTCTATTTGCCGGAATATCCACTTCTTTAATTCTTGTTTTATCTTGTGCTTTCGCTCTTAATTCTTTTCCTTCAATTCCTTGAATTTGAACTAAGCGATAGACAATTCCTCCTGCCATCAGTAATACAAATGCAGAAACAAGATAAATATTGATGTAAATATTTTTACCTTTTACTGCCATAGCTTACTCCAAAAACTTTTTTTTACTTTTTCAATTGAAACTTTAATTTTCATTGGAGGCGTTTCTGATGGAAAAATCCCATCCTCTTCCAAATTCTTTGTAATTGTTGACTCCATCTTCAATTCCATCAATTCTGATCGTGTATCAACAAATTCTGCACGCAACATTTTCACATCGTGTGTAAGCTTAGCTATCTTAAAAACTTTTGACTCATAAGATTGCGTATTTCCAATTAACAATAAACTCAGAACAATAACATAGATAATAAAAGCCCAAGTCTTAGCAGAACCTTCATTTACAAGGATCTTAGCTTTGATTATATCTTTTGGACTTGTTATTTTCATTTCTTATTTCTTTTCAGCAATTCTAAGTTTAGCAGAACGCGCTCTATTATTAATCGCGATCTCTTCATCTGTTGGAATTATTAATTTCCCTAATTGTTTCATAGGAACTTCAAATCTTCCATAAAAATCCTTTTCAGGCTCCCCTTCAAACATTCCGTTCTTCATAAAACGCTTAACTAAACGATCCTCTAAAGAATGGTATGAAATAATACTCAAACGACCTCCTGGCTTTAAGACCTCTAAACTTTGTTCTAACATTTCCTTTAAAACATCCATTTCTTGGTTGACCTCAATTCGAATCGCTTGATATATTTGTGCTAATATCTTTGCACTTCTATGAGCTGGTAAAAACCTTGCTAATACAATTTTTAGTTCATCCGTATTTTTTATTGGATTATCTTGTCTTGCATTTACAATTGTATTTGCAATCGATCCTGCATTTTTTAATTCACCATACATGAAGAACATTTGTCTCAAGCTTGCTTCATCGTAATCATTAACAACATGATAAGCAGATAATTCTCCTGACTGATTCATACGCATATCTAATTCCGCATCAAATCTTGTAGAGAAACCTCTTTCTGCAACATCAAACTGATGAGACGAAACTCCTAAATCTCCCAATACTCCATCAACCTCTTTAACTCCATAAAATCTTAAATATCTTTTAAGATGTCTAAAGTTTTGATTAATCAATGTAAATCTCGGATCATCAATTGCGTTTTCTAATGCATCCTCATCTTGATCAAAAGCAAAAAGTTTTCCATCAGGCCCCAAACGCTTCATAATTTCTCTCGAATGACCTCCACCTCCAAAAGTCACATCTACATAAATCCCATTCGGATCAACTATTAAACCATCTATACTTTCAGCCAATAAAACTGGTCTGTGATATCCGTATTCTTCTTCTTTACTCATCAAAATTAATATTACTCATTACATCCTGTGCTAATTCTCCAAAATCATCATCTTCTTCATCTATCAAACTAACTTCGTATAACTTTTTATCCCAAATTTCAATTATTCCTATCTTCGACGAGAAGACCAATTCTTTGTTTATACCAGCAAATTCTATTAAATCTTTTGCTATTAATAAACGTCCAGCATCATCAATTTCTACATTTTTAACCCCTGCCATAAAACGACGAATAAATTTATCGTTTTTCTTATCAAATGGATTTAACTTTTTTAGTTTACCCATCATAACATTCCATTCTTGCATAGGCCAAAGCTCTAAACAGGTCTCAAAAACAGATCTTTTTAACACAAAACCATCGGCAATAGCAGGCAACTGCTTCTTTAAAGAAGCAGGAACCAACACTCTTCCCTTAGTGTCTATTTTGCATTCATATGTCCCTATTATTGACGTCAAAGCATACTTATAATTGTAATCTTAGCAAATGTACTCATTTTTTTACCACAATTTACCACTTTTACCCACTTTGTTGATAAGTTTTTCGTATGCATTGTATTTATTGAGATTGCAATGATAATCTATTGACAATTAGCCCTTAATTACCAACTTACAAATCGTTTTACATATCTTTTTAAGAGTATTTCAACACTTTTTTACTACCAAAAGTTCTTCACAAATTTTATGTTTAAAATAGTTAAATCAAGTAAAATGCATATCTCGCTATAAATTATTACTTTATTTACAAATATTGTCACTTATAAAAGCGTATATTTGTGGGAATTTAAAAATCGCATTTAGAAACTACATGGAGCGAACTTTAAAAGAAGATGGTAAATTCCGTTATGTTGAAATTGGTGAAGGAACACCGATTATCATTCTACACGGATTAATGGGAGGTCTAAGCAACTTTGACGGTGTTACAAATTTTTTCCCTAAACAAGGTTATAAGGTAGTTCTACCAGAACTTCCTCTTTATACAAATAGCATTTTGAAAACAAACGTAAAAGCTTTTGCAAAATTTGTAAAAGATTTTATTGATACAAAAGGCTATGAAAAAGTTATCCTGCTTGGAAATTCTCTTGGCGGGCATATTGCGTTATATTTTTCGAAAATGTATCCTGAATATCTTAAAGCTATGGTTTTAACAGGAAGCTCTGGATTATATGAAAGCGCTATGGGAGATAGCTACCCTAAAAGAGGAAATTACGAATACATCAAGAAAAAAGCAGAAGATGTTTTTTACGACCCTACTATAGCAACAAAAGAATTAGTTGATGAAGTTTTTTCGACTGTTAATGATCGAATGAAAGTTATCAAAACAATTACAATTGCTAAAAGTGCTATTAGACACAATATGTCTAAAGACTTACCTAATATTCAAATTCCAACTTGTCTAATTTGGGGTAAAAATGATAAAGTAACTCCACCTGAAGTTGCTATTGAATTTAACGAACTTCTTCCAGATGCAAGTTTATTCTGGATAGAAAAATGTGGTCATGCTGCAATGATGGAACATCCAGATCAATTCAACGAACTTTTGTTCGCTTGGTTTAATGAAAGAAATATCAAATAATAATGAAAATAAACACTGCTGAATTTGTTGTAAGTAATTCTGAATCTAAGAAGTGTCCTAACGAACCAATACCGGAATATGCTTTTATCGGTAGATCGAACGTTGGTAAATCTTCACTTATCAACATGCTTACAAATCAAAAATATTTAGCAAAAACATCTTCTCGTCCAGGAAAAACACAATTGATAAACCACTTTAAGATTAACTCTAATTGGTTCTTAGTTGACTTACCTGGATATGGATATGCTAAAGTTTCTAAAAAAACAAAGTCTACTTTTCAAAAATTCATTACTGACTATTTTGAAACAAGACAACAACTTGTAAGTGCTTTTGTTTTAATTGATATTAGACATGATGCTCAAAAAATCGACTTAGAATTCATGCAGTATCTTGGAGAATCTGAAATTCCTTTCAGTATTATCTTTACTAAAGCGGATAAAGTAGGTAGACAGAAAGTGCCTCAACTTGTTGCCAAATATCAAAAACAAATGTTAGCGAATAATTGGGCAGAAATGCCTCCTTACTTCGTTACCTCATCTGAAGACAAAACAGGTAGAGATGAAGTGCTAAACTATATTGATGAGATAAATCAAGATATATTTAAAAATCAAGGACCTCTATAAAAAAAAACTGCTAATCAGCAGTTTTTTTTATGTATACCAAAAATTAAATGTAATATTCATTTACAGTTATTATCCCCGCTCTAATAGCATAGCGTGTTGCATCGTGCACATTATTTACTCCTAATTTCTTAAAGATATTTTTTCTATGAGTAATTACAGTATGTACACTTATACTTCTATCAGAAGCAATCTCTTTTGTCATCTTTCCTGATGCAATCTCTTTCAAAATTTCTCTTTCAGAGTTAGTTAATATTTGCTCAACTTTTTTAATACTCTCCTCGTGCTCCAAAATTTTATTAGTTATTCGTGGAGACACGTATTTCTCTGCACAAAGTGTTTTCAATAATCCTTCTTGAATAACAGTTAATCTATCATCTTTAAAAAGAATATTAAATTGTGGTTTTCTATTTCCTAAAAATTGCCTTAACCAAGATTCATTCAATTCTTTAAAACACAACAACCACGAAGAAGTTACAAATTGATTTCGCATACTTACAACTTGCTCTATTTGACTATCAACAGTAGAACAATAAGGATCTAAGATTACTACTCCATTTGAATGTGAAACTAAAAACTGACGTAATTCTGCCAAATCCCCTAATTCGCTAATCTCAAATGCTGAATTTGTAAGCTCACTTATGATATGCTTTAATGCATATCTCATAATATCTTGACCGTCTAAAACCCCAATATACAACATCTTTCCTCGTAATTATTTTCGTCAACAAAGATAAGACATCTAAATTAACAACGTTATTTCTATCAAATATAAGCGAAAAAGGTTGTCTGTAGCATTTCTTCTACATAACAACCTTCTTCTAATTTAAAGCTAATTAATTCAATCTCTAATCTATAAAATATTAGATATTTCCATTTTCTCTTTCTTCAACTAATGGCACTCTAAACAAATAATATTTACTATTAGGCGCAAAATCACTCTGATCTGGAAAGTTTAAAATACGATGACCTAATGGCAATAGATTTACTGTTACTACATTCACTTTCCCATTTGAATCTAATACCTCATATGAAAAAGGAACCAGCTTTGTCTGTGGATAACTTTTCCTAACTACACTTTGTTGATTGCGTATTATATCAACAAGACTAAATCCTTCTCCAAAAAGTTCTTTCCTACGCTCTACCCAAATAGCCTCCAACAAAGCCTTGCCTTGTAATCCATTCATCTGACTTCCACCACGAGCTACTTTTAGGGCATTCAATCTATTTAACGCATCCCCATCTCCTAATTGTGCTTTTGCCTCTGCATTAATCAAATAAATCTCCGAAGTACGCATTAAAACAATATCAGCAATTTGTCCTGCCTTGAACTTAAACTTTGCATAACGCATATAAGCCTCATCTCCTTCTTTTGGTTTGTCATTTGCTGGATCTGGAGCCCAATATATCATCTTCTTTCTATAATCTCCTTCATCAAACATTTCTCTAAAATAAGGATCTGCATTAAAGCTAAAATAAAAACTCTCTTTTGAAGTAACGTCTAAAAAATTAAACTGATAAGAAGCATCACTTTGATTCGGCGTTTGTTGATGTCCCCAAATCCACTCTTTATTTGAAGCGTCATTAAAACCACTTTTATACTCCTCCTCTGTCATCAAATAATCATTTATCGCTAACAAAGCATCTGAATATTTTTTAGCTTTCTCCCAATCCCTTGCATACAAAGTTGCTCTTGACAATAGCCCTAATACAACTTCCTGGTCTATTTTACCTTTAGCATTACCACGTCGGTACGTCTGTGTGTCTGGAATTAAAGACAATGCTTCTTCTAAATCTTGTACAGCTTGATTATACAGCTCTCTAACACTTGCTAAGGCTTTCGGACTACTATTTATACTTGTAGGTTCTAAATAAATCGGAGCTGTTAATGCATTTGGATTTACGTCTATTGCAAAAGAATAATTTGAAGCTAAATGCAAATACATAAATCCTCTTAATGCTAACGCTTGCCCTTTTATTCTTTTCTTATCACTTACACTCCCTTCAGAAGCATCTACTTTTGTTATAACGTGGTTGACATTATTAATCGTATTATAAGTCAACTCCCAACTATGTGTATTCGTTCCTCCTCTACCATATAAAGCCTTAAAAGCATAATGATCGCGAAAACCATATCTCCCATTCAATACGACATCACTCCCCATAGCATCTCCTGCTCTTAAAAAAGCGCCATAACCTGGATTAGCAAAAGAGTAAAAAGACTCCATTAATTGTCCCCAAGCTCCTATCAACACCTTCTCATTATCAGCGGTAGTTGTAAACACTTTTGACTCTTCAACTGCATCCGTTGGTGAAGTATCTAAACTACAAGACACCAAAGACGTTGAAATTACAAAAGCACCAATTATATATTTAAAAATTCTATTCTTCATCTTTTAGTAAATTATAGTTTAACATTCAACCCTAATGAAATTGTTCTCATAGAAGGGTAACGAAAATATGTTGTTCCTGCAAAAGTTTGTTCAGGATCTAAACCTTGCTCTTTTGTCAACGTAAACAAGTTTTCTGCTTGAAAGAACAAGCTCGCTGAATTTAGTTTTATTTTTCTTAACCACTCTTGTGGTAAGTTATAGGTCAGCGTTATATTTTTTAACTTTAAAAATGATCTATCTACCAAGAAACGATCTGATTCTCTTGTCCAAGAACTTTTAGGATCTGTCGTTAATCTTACAACATCAGTATTCGGATTTTCAGGGGTCCAACGGTCTAACATATCACGACTCCAAGTACCTCCATCTCCACTTTCACTGTATAGACTTAATTTATCTCTATTGTAAATCTTCCCTCCAATAGTATAAGTGAAATTAGCTGATAATTCCCAATTCTTATAAGCCAACTCTGCTTGAAAACCACCTGTTACATCTGGTAGTGAATTACCTTTATAAACCTTATCCTTTACGTCTAATTCTGAATAGTCTTCTGTAATCCTTTTTGTACCATCTGTATTCTGAATATACCATTGTGGATTTCCATTTGCCGAATTAACTCCTGCCCATTCTACCATATAGAAATCGTAAATTGATCCTCCTTCTACCCACTTCTTAGAACCACTCCACATCTCTTTTGTTGGAAGTGAAGTAATCTTATTTTTATAAGTTGTTAAATTCAAACCTAAATGCAATCTCCAGTCATCTGTTTGTATTGGCGAACCATCTACTGTAAATTCCCATCCATAATTATTAACAGCTCCTACATTTTCTTGTATTGATGAAAAACCTAATGAGGGTGCTAATGCTTTATCAAACAATAAATCTTTTGATCTGCGCTCAAAATATTCAATCGAAGTATTTAAACGATTATTAAAGAAACTAAGATCTAATCCAATGTTTAAATTCATATTAGTTTCCCAAGACAATTCTGGAGTTTCTAAACGTGAAGCAACTAATCCCGATTCTCCTAAATTATTATAGATAGAAAACAACGACTGATAAGCATAATAACCTATATTATCGTTCCCTTGCGCCCCATAACTTGCTTTAAACAATGCATTTGACAACCAAGTGTCTCGGTAGTTACTCATAAAATCTTCATCAATAATTCTCCAAGATGCACCTACTGACCAAAAATCTCCCCATCTATTTTTTGGTGAGAAACGAGAAGAACCATCTCTACGATATGAAGCTGATAAATAATATTTCTTATCGTATGAATACTGTGCATTACCAAAGAAACTCATCATCTTGTATGCATCTGCTTTACCGTAAAAATCTACTAACCTCGATGCTGCATCAGGCTCTTCAAACCCTGCCTTAATAATTTGCTGACGAACACCTCCAAAATAATTTGAATCATACTGATAGTATTCTTGTCCTGCCATTAATGACAATGAATTCTTATCATCAATATCTAAGTTATAATTCAAAACGTTATTAAAGGTCATACTAACAGTACGTGTATTTCTGCGAGACACACTTCCTCCATTGGCCGATGATGGACCAAAATCTGGATTTGATACATTGTGATTATATGTACTATTGTAATCAATGTTCAAAGAAGACTTAAACTTTAAATTCTCTAAAAACTTAATCTGACCATAAGTACGGAAAGTAGCCACGTCTTTCTTAATCTCACTTTTATCTTGTGGCAACGTTGCTACTAAATTATACTTGTTATAAGAGGTTTTTCTATAATTCCCATAATCAAAAATACGCTCTCCTGTTGAAGGATCTATCAGATACTCTCCTGTTGTCAAATTGCGTTCATAGATAGGATAAAAAGAAGGTAAACCACGTGCAAATCCAATTACATTCGTAATCGCGCTATCATCTTGCTTAGGATAATCTTGAATCGAGTGAGAAGCTGAAACATTCATTCCTATTTCTAACCAATCTTTCGCATCCATAATGATATTAGATCGAAGGTTAAAACGCTTAAAACCTGATTCTAAAACATATCCTTGATCATTCAAATAGCCCCCAGAAACATAGTATCGTGATTTTGCACTTCCTCCACTTACTCTTAGGTTCACATCTGTATATCTTGCATTTTGTGACAATGCATCACTCCAATCGTCATTCCACAATGGTTTCAATCCTGGCAATAGTTTTCCGTCTAAGCCTACTGGACGTGGATTATCTAATCCGTAAGGATTAATACCAATAGAGTTTACTAAATTCGTTGAAGCATAAGCGGCAGCCTCTGAAGCAGACATCTTTGAATTGTCCATTTGTCCGTTTCGAATTGCCTCCCATTGCAACTCCATATACTGATTTGTACTTAACTGCTTATAATCACTTCTGGCACGATTACTTATACCGTGTTTTGCAGTAATTTCAATCTGTGGTTCTGTTTCTCTTTTCCCTTGCTTTGTTGTAATCATAATCACCCCATTAGCTGCACGAGACCCATATAATGTTGCTGCTGTTGCGTCTTTCAATACAGAGATAGACTCAATATCTGATGCTGCAATTGCAGATAATCCTCCTTCATAGGGAACACCATCCACTACATATAACGGATCACTTTTGGCATTGATAGAACCAACACCTCTAATGCGAATTGTTGCTTCTGACCCTGGCTGGCCACTTGCTGAAAAAGATTGTAACCCTGCAACAGAACCTTCTAATGCTTTTGATACATTGCTCACTTGTGACTTTTCAATTGTCTTCGCTTGAATTAAACCAACCGAACCTGTATAAGTCTTTTTGTTTGCTGTACCATAAGGAACTTGAATGACAACCTCAGACAACTCACTTGACTCATATTGTAATGTGACATTGATTACATCTTGTCCTTTATAAGTTACTTTCTGAGTTTGATAACCAATAAATGAAAACTCTAAAACTTGTCCTTCATTTACTTTGATCGAATATCCTCCATCAAGATCAGTCATTGTACCTTGATTGGTTCCTTGAATTATTACGCTTACTCCAGGTAGCGTTCCTCCTGTATCACTAACATTACCGGATACAAGTCTTTCTTGTGCTTGCAACGTAATTATACTCGCAAATACAAATAAAATAGTGTAGATTTTTTGCATATAAATATCCTCACAACAACAATTAACTGCTATTGTGTATTATTAAAGATTAATGGTATTAAAAAAATGATTGGGCGAAGAAAAGAATGCCCATAAAAAGATTGGCTACATACAGCAGCACATACACATCAAAGATGATGCTTCCAAAGAAATAAAAGAGTCGGTAACAGTAACTATACGAAAAACACCATTCCGTTGTAAGTAATTTGAGTTCATACTATTTATTTTTAGATTCACATTCTTTAAAAGCAGAAGGCAGATAACCTTACAATTGTTTAAAGGCCCCGAACCAAAACAACTAATTCACTTAACATATAAAGATTATCTTTCCTCTACTTTCCTGTTACAAATGTATTTTGAATCCTTAAAAACTGAAATACCATAAATATGGTAGATTTTTAAATAATGAAAAACAAACTACTCTGCCATACTCTTCACTCAAATCAGAAAACATACCAATAAAAAAAGGCCACCTAAAATAGGTGGCCTTGAAGGCAATCACAGAGATTAACCTTTATATTTTAAAGGTAAATAAACTACCTTTTTTGTTTCAAAAAACTCGTTGTCGAAAATGTTCGTTAAATCAAATTCAACTGCCTTTGGAAAATCTTTCAACTCCTCTGTCAAATCTCCTCCTTTTAAATAAAGAATTCCATTCTCAAACTCGTGTTTATTTTCTTTCGCTGTTTTATGTCTTATCCATTTCACAAAATCAGACATATTTGTAACGGCACGGCTTACAATAAAATCAAACTTCTCATCTACTGTTTCAGCACGTTTTTGTTCTGCTACAACATTTTTCAATTCTAACGCTTGAACTACTTCATTAACTACTCTAATCTTCTTAGCAATAATGTCAATTAAGTAAAACTGTGTTTCCGGATACAAAATAGCCAATGGAATTCCAGGAAAACCACCACCTGTACCAACATCCATAATCTTTGCTCCTGGTAAAAACTCCATTACCTTAGCTATTCCTAATGAATGCAATACGTGTTTTGTATATAACTCTTGTATGTCCTTACGTGAAATAACATTAATCTTTGCATTCCACTCAATATAAACCTCTTCTAATTTTTCGAACTGACTAATCTGTAAAGGTGTCAAATCAGGAAAATATTTTAAGATTTCTTCCATGTCTAAAATTTTGACAAAAGTAGCCTTTTTATTGGTAAAAACAGAAAACTCATAACGATTAAACCACAATTAATAATTACCTTTGAGATAACCGATTAGTAAAC contains these protein-coding regions:
- a CDS encoding FtsL-like putative cell division protein; the protein is MKITSPKDIIKAKILVNEGSAKTWAFIIYVIVLSLLLIGNTQSYESKVFKIAKLTHDVKMLRAEFVDTRSELMELKMESTITKNLEEDGIFPSETPPMKIKVSIEKVKKSFWSKLWQ
- the rsmH gene encoding 16S rRNA (cytosine(1402)-N(4))-methyltransferase RsmH; this translates as MSKEEEYGYHRPVLLAESIDGLIVDPNGIYVDVTFGGGGHSREIMKRLGPDGKLFAFDQDEDALENAIDDPRFTLINQNFRHLKRYLRFYGVKEVDGVLGDLGVSSHQFDVAERGFSTRFDAELDMRMNQSGELSAYHVVNDYDEASLRQMFFMYGELKNAGSIANTIVNARQDNPIKNTDELKIVLARFLPAHRSAKILAQIYQAIRIEVNQEMDVLKEMLEQSLEVLKPGGRLSIISYHSLEDRLVKRFMKNGMFEGEPEKDFYGRFEVPMKQLGKLIIPTDEEIAINNRARSAKLRIAEKK
- a CDS encoding response regulator transcription factor; the protein is MLYIGVLDGQDIMRYALKHIISELTNSAFEISELGDLAELRQFLVSHSNGVVILDPYCSTVDSQIEQVVSMRNQFVTSSWLLCFKELNESWLRQFLGNRKPQFNILFKDDRLTVIQEGLLKTLCAEKYVSPRITNKILEHEESIKKVEQILTNSEREILKEIASGKMTKEIASDRSISVHTVITHRKNIFKKLGVNNVHDATRYAIRAGIITVNEYYI
- a CDS encoding RagB/SusD family nutrient uptake outer membrane protein, yielding MKNRIFKYIIGAFVISTSLVSCSLDTSPTDAVEESKVFTTTADNEKVLIGAWGQLMESFYSFANPGYGAFLRAGDAMGSDVVLNGRYGFRDHYAFKALYGRGGTNTHSWELTYNTINNVNHVITKVDASEGSVSDKKRIKGQALALRGFMYLHLASNYSFAIDVNPNALTAPIYLEPTSINSSPKALASVRELYNQAVQDLEEALSLIPDTQTYRRGNAKGKIDQEVVLGLLSRATLYARDWEKAKKYSDALLAINDYLMTEEEYKSGFNDASNKEWIWGHQQTPNQSDASYQFNFLDVTSKESFYFSFNADPYFREMFDEGDYRKKMIYWAPDPANDKPKEGDEAYMRYAKFKFKAGQIADIVLMRTSEIYLINAEAKAQLGDGDALNRLNALKVARGGSQMNGLQGKALLEAIWVERRKELFGEGFSLVDIIRNQQSVVRKSYPQTKLVPFSYEVLDSNGKVNVVTVNLLPLGHRILNFPDQSDFAPNSKYYLFRVPLVEERENGNI
- the mraZ gene encoding division/cell wall cluster transcriptional repressor MraZ; the protein is MTSIIGTYECKIDTKGRVLVPASLKKQLPAIADGFVLKRSVFETCLELWPMQEWNVMMGKLKKLNPFDKKNDKFIRRFMAGVKNVEIDDAGRLLIAKDLIEFAGINKELVFSSKIGIIEIWDKKLYEVSLIDEEDDDFGELAQDVMSNINFDE
- a CDS encoding alpha/beta fold hydrolase produces the protein MERTLKEDGKFRYVEIGEGTPIIILHGLMGGLSNFDGVTNFFPKQGYKVVLPELPLYTNSILKTNVKAFAKFVKDFIDTKGYEKVILLGNSLGGHIALYFSKMYPEYLKAMVLTGSSGLYESAMGDSYPKRGNYEYIKKKAEDVFYDPTIATKELVDEVFSTVNDRMKVIKTITIAKSAIRHNMSKDLPNIQIPTCLIWGKNDKVTPPEVAIEFNELLPDASLFWIEKCGHAAMMEHPDQFNELLFAWFNERNIK
- a CDS encoding penicillin-binding protein produces the protein MAVKGKNIYINIYLVSAFVLLMAGGIVYRLVQIQGIEGKELRAKAQDKTRIKEVDIPANRGNVYSSDGSLLATSVPVFEIRFDAVAPAEKDFYDNVKPLSDSLSVMFKKPSSYYENMLRKARKNGSRYVFIAKGLSYTQYVRVKDFPLLRRGPYKGGFISLQKTVRQHPIGKIAQRTIGYERKFEDNTFSRVGIEGAFTSYLSGVDGRRKMQSLGKDQWKPINDENEIEPIDGQDIVSTIDVYIQDIAHHALLKQLEYYSADHGCVVVMEVKTGAIRAISNLGRSESGDYYETVNYAVGEKHEPGSTFKLASLLALLEKGKSDTARIYDTYDGVVKFYNARVRDSKWGGYGKISLARGIEVSSNTVITQAVNEGFKNKPSEFTDYISSIWMDRALDISIKGGGVPYVPKPGVKGWSGLALPWMAFGYGLSITPLHTLTLYNAVANNGEMVRPQFVSEVKEFNKTVVQFDKEVLNPQIASPEVIKQVQNVLANVVVKGTGRKLSSPNFSMAGKTGTAQVNYGKGKGKDMYYSSSFAGYFPVDDPKYSCIVVIHKPDRTKSYYGADVSGPVFKRIAQKIYTDVPTTKQLKNIDAVPNVIDATYEDYYTQINDPNGVMPNVQGMYVMDAVPLLENLGLEVVVKGIGKVKKQSIIAGEKINKKQKVVLELS
- the yihA gene encoding ribosome biogenesis GTP-binding protein YihA/YsxC; translated protein: MKINTAEFVVSNSESKKCPNEPIPEYAFIGRSNVGKSSLINMLTNQKYLAKTSSRPGKTQLINHFKINSNWFLVDLPGYGYAKVSKKTKSTFQKFITDYFETRQQLVSAFVLIDIRHDAQKIDLEFMQYLGESEIPFSIIFTKADKVGRQKVPQLVAKYQKQMLANNWAEMPPYFVTSSEDKTGRDEVLNYIDEINQDIFKNQGPL